From a region of the Bdellovibrionales bacterium genome:
- a CDS encoding Hsp70 family protein — protein MSDTFLAIDFGTSNSLVGAFHNGKRVEALPLDPKAADQTLMRTLLYFPHADLCYYGAEAIEQYIEQDMEGRLFRSFKSHLPNKAYLGTVLDNRILTLENLVGIFLLELKKRAEKALGVPVENAVIGRPARYSMDPVADGFALHRMQKAAQFAGFKNVQFVPEPLAAAFDYRRGLQKEKIVMIGDFGGGTSDFTLIRMGPEKFRREDVLAIDGCPLAGDALDSVFMSHRLNEYFGAKSRYRLPMSENVLTMPHGVTQRLNHPAHIVHLKEKDTYEFIREVKKCSLTEKDKAAVERLFVLIEDQQIFPFFETIEKTKRELSSQENSNFKFVYPTLEVYEGFSQKQFIEWSEETRGKIFEGLDRCLASAGLTSDQVDLVCLTGGTAKVGFIQQELEKRFGKERLQTQSHFHSVLSGLVESANFWADGLKVVE, from the coding sequence ATGTCTGACACTTTCCTTGCCATTGACTTTGGTACCAGCAATTCCCTGGTGGGAGCCTTCCATAACGGAAAACGCGTCGAAGCACTGCCTCTTGATCCCAAAGCGGCCGATCAGACCTTGATGCGCACCCTGCTTTACTTTCCCCACGCCGATCTCTGTTACTACGGAGCGGAGGCCATTGAACAATACATTGAGCAAGATATGGAAGGACGCCTCTTCCGTTCGTTTAAATCCCACTTACCGAACAAAGCTTACCTCGGGACGGTGTTAGACAATCGCATTCTAACTTTAGAAAACCTCGTCGGGATCTTTCTGCTAGAGCTCAAGAAGCGTGCGGAGAAAGCACTCGGCGTGCCGGTGGAAAACGCCGTGATCGGCCGTCCAGCACGCTATTCGATGGACCCGGTGGCGGATGGCTTTGCCCTTCACCGCATGCAGAAGGCCGCGCAGTTTGCGGGCTTTAAGAACGTGCAGTTCGTCCCAGAACCTCTGGCGGCAGCTTTTGATTACCGCCGAGGCCTGCAAAAAGAAAAGATCGTGATGATCGGTGACTTCGGGGGCGGAACTTCGGACTTCACTCTGATTCGTATGGGACCTGAAAAGTTCCGCCGCGAAGACGTTCTTGCGATCGACGGCTGTCCCCTTGCCGGGGACGCGCTTGATAGCGTGTTCATGAGCCATCGCCTGAATGAATACTTTGGCGCTAAATCTCGCTATCGCCTGCCGATGTCGGAGAACGTGCTGACGATGCCGCATGGAGTGACTCAGCGTTTGAATCACCCGGCGCATATCGTGCATCTCAAAGAAAAAGACACTTACGAATTCATTCGCGAAGTAAAGAAGTGCTCTCTCACAGAAAAAGACAAAGCGGCGGTCGAAAGATTATTCGTGCTAATTGAAGACCAGCAGATCTTCCCTTTCTTTGAAACGATTGAAAAAACCAAACGAGAACTCTCGTCGCAAGAAAATAGCAACTTTAAGTTTGTCTACCCAACTCTTGAAGTCTACGAAGGCTTTTCGCAAAAGCAATTCATCGAGTGGTCTGAAGAGACTCGCGGCAAGATCTTTGAAGGCCTTGATCGCTGTCTCGCGAGCGCAGGACTTACGAGTGATCAAGTCGATTTGGTGTGCCTTACTGGCGGTACAGCAAAAGTGGGCTTTATCCAGCAAGAACTGGAAAAACGCTTCGGCAAAGAGCGCCTGCAGACGCAATCGCACTTCCATTCGGTCTTGTCGGGCTTGGTTGAATCGGCGAATTTCTGGGCCGACGGCCTCAAAGTTGTAGAATAA
- a CDS encoding PilZ domain-containing protein, whose translation MKRKPWPIIVLSLLHILAPVGNIIFNSYRAGRSFSQTWEFWLYSFPKPLFIAYIVLPPIAGIFIFICKRWSYWCYVGCLFLIFLANAYGFWTSMNWMNFLTLFAVLVVDILAVAYFVVPSVRKVYFDPRLRWWETAPRYLFNQQGVMYSMPGLIRNVSEGGAMFETSTAYAEGQEVELKWNYEGEEYSVPGKVVYKKPMGSGFCCGVRFDHTPMTLKSMKSLVAKLHKQGKMIRDRLPGPEDSFGAWLKKLVSTRQGLFPK comes from the coding sequence ATGAAAAGAAAACCTTGGCCGATCATTGTTTTGTCTTTGCTGCATATTTTAGCACCTGTAGGCAATATCATCTTCAATTCGTATCGCGCGGGCCGAAGCTTTTCTCAAACTTGGGAATTCTGGCTCTATAGTTTTCCAAAGCCACTTTTCATTGCCTATATTGTGTTGCCGCCGATTGCCGGTATTTTTATTTTCATCTGTAAGCGCTGGAGCTACTGGTGTTATGTCGGATGTTTGTTTCTGATTTTTCTGGCGAACGCCTATGGTTTTTGGACAAGCATGAACTGGATGAACTTCCTCACACTGTTCGCCGTTCTTGTGGTGGATATCCTTGCGGTGGCGTACTTCGTGGTGCCGTCGGTTCGCAAAGTTTATTTCGACCCGCGCCTGCGTTGGTGGGAAACGGCTCCGAGATATTTATTTAATCAGCAGGGCGTGATGTACAGCATGCCTGGATTGATTCGCAACGTCTCTGAGGGCGGCGCGATGTTTGAAACCAGCACGGCCTATGCTGAGGGCCAAGAAGTTGAGCTGAAGTGGAACTACGAAGGCGAAGAGTACTCTGTGCCTGGCAAAGTGGTTTACAAAAAGCCAATGGGCAGCGGTTTCTGTTGTGGCGTCCGCTTCGATCACACACCGATGACTCTGAAGTCGATGAAGAGTCTTGTGGCAAAGTTGCACAAGCAGGGCAAAATGATCCGCGATCGCTTACCAGGGCCCGAAGACAGCTTCGGCGCTTGGCTCAAGAAACTCGTTTCGACTCGCCAAGGACTTTTTCCGAAGTAG
- a CDS encoding PAS domain-containing methyl-accepting chemotaxis protein yields the protein MGRCSRKSVKVWLHLFLTKQKSNKKSLNVSSKDSDTMESKSIRVFSRLDFLIGDFERFVRGRFQMQAAKKLENFEHNQSQDIEGFISALNRVQAVIEFNLDGTIINANDNFLNGLGYSLDEIKGKHHRMFCDPAYAATPEYQAFWQKLARGEYDSGEYRRIGKGGKEIWINASYNPIFDMNGKPFKVVKFATDVTATKLRNAEFEGKINAISKAQAVIEFNLDGTIITANENFLKTLGYSLDEVKGQHHKMFCDATYTSSHAYQAFWQKLARGEYDANEYKRYGKGGKEIWIAASYNPILDMNGKPFKVVKFATDITEAKKRKQEFDVLVRGTSIEFVAKVQQVAEQASHVASGAQSLGATAEEMNASVEELSASIDSIAQNCRNADGIAKSAQQQAEEGSKAIDKSIEAMELINKSSEEISEIVKVISEIASQTNLLAFNAAIEAARAGEHGLGFSVVADEVRKLAERSSQATKEISKLINESVKRVNQGGEVSKVAGDTFKKIMDGVLRTTQAISEISVAAQEQQTAAKEVASAIQHVSDATEKSASASDSIAISTKDLAAGAEQLKDAVEKFAV from the coding sequence ATGGGCAGGTGTTCCCGAAAATCTGTCAAAGTTTGGCTCCATCTTTTTTTGACTAAACAAAAATCAAACAAAAAGTCACTCAATGTTTCTTCAAAAGACTCCGACACTATGGAAAGCAAGTCTATACGAGTCTTTTCACGATTAGATTTCCTGATTGGTGATTTCGAAAGATTCGTCAGGGGAAGGTTCCAAATGCAAGCGGCCAAGAAACTTGAAAATTTCGAGCATAATCAATCACAAGATATCGAAGGATTCATCAGTGCTTTGAACCGAGTTCAGGCAGTCATCGAGTTTAACTTAGATGGCACTATTATAAATGCCAACGATAACTTCCTGAACGGCCTTGGTTACTCTTTAGATGAAATCAAAGGAAAGCATCATAGAATGTTCTGCGACCCTGCTTACGCCGCAACTCCTGAGTATCAGGCGTTCTGGCAGAAGCTTGCTCGTGGTGAATATGATTCGGGTGAGTATCGCCGCATTGGTAAAGGTGGCAAAGAGATCTGGATCAACGCTTCTTACAATCCGATCTTTGATATGAATGGCAAACCATTTAAAGTGGTCAAGTTCGCAACCGACGTCACGGCAACAAAGCTGCGTAACGCCGAGTTTGAAGGAAAGATCAACGCCATCAGTAAAGCCCAAGCCGTGATTGAATTTAACTTGGACGGTACGATCATTACAGCCAATGAAAATTTCTTAAAAACCCTTGGTTACTCTCTGGATGAAGTTAAAGGCCAGCACCACAAAATGTTCTGTGATGCCACCTATACATCATCGCATGCATATCAAGCCTTCTGGCAAAAGCTGGCTCGTGGGGAGTACGATGCCAACGAATACAAACGCTACGGTAAAGGCGGCAAAGAAATCTGGATCGCTGCTTCTTACAACCCCATCCTCGACATGAACGGCAAGCCATTTAAGGTTGTCAAATTTGCAACGGATATTACAGAAGCCAAGAAGCGCAAACAGGAATTCGATGTTCTTGTTCGCGGCACTTCCATCGAGTTCGTTGCTAAAGTTCAGCAAGTTGCTGAACAAGCAAGTCACGTGGCTTCAGGCGCTCAGTCCTTGGGCGCGACAGCCGAAGAGATGAACGCCTCTGTCGAAGAGCTCAGTGCTTCTATTGATTCTATCGCTCAGAACTGCAGAAATGCCGACGGCATCGCCAAATCCGCTCAGCAACAGGCCGAAGAAGGCAGCAAAGCCATCGATAAATCCATCGAAGCCATGGAGTTGATTAACAAATCTTCAGAAGAAATCTCTGAGATCGTGAAAGTCATCAGCGAAATTGCGAGCCAAACGAACCTGCTCGCGTTCAATGCTGCGATCGAAGCAGCCCGCGCCGGTGAACATGGCCTCGGATTCTCGGTTGTTGCCGACGAAGTCCGCAAATTGGCAGAGAGATCCTCTCAAGCAACCAAAGAGATTTCGAAACTCATCAATGAATCTGTGAAACGCGTCAATCAAGGCGGTGAAGTTTCAAAGGTTGCCGGTGACACGTTCAAGAAAATCATGGACGGAGTTTTACGAACAACCCAGGCAATCTCAGAAATTTCAGTTGCCGCTCAAGAACAGCAAACAGCGGCAAAAGAAGTTGCCAGCGCTATCCAACATGTATCCGATGCCACTGAAAAATCAGCAAGCGCTTCTGACTCTATTGCCATCTCAACAAAAGATCTCGCAGCTGGTGCCGAACAACTCAAAGACGCCGTAGAAAAGTTTGCGGTGTAG
- a CDS encoding protein-glutamate O-methyltransferase CheR, with protein MQEDQGPETEISEACLAEMVEIIHRWTGITIGQNRKAMLYGRLKKRMKAVGQNTFEAYLDYVKKEPEEKQPFIDLVTTNETYFFRTPRVWDHLEKTFIPHWFAHHPGKTFRVLSGAASSGEEAHSLGIICQEFKETHPAFNYQIVGTDISTRMVAKATEGRYSGRSIESFRTTPRFEKYMKADGDQFRVITEIKSRIEFRSHNLFQRLTLEPFDLILLRNVLIYFKGPDQEKVLSNLVPALRSDGLLIIGESESLTHIQTEFESIAPLIYRAKIKKAA; from the coding sequence ATGCAAGAAGATCAAGGACCGGAAACAGAAATCAGCGAAGCCTGTCTCGCCGAAATGGTGGAAATAATCCACCGGTGGACAGGCATCACCATAGGGCAAAACCGAAAAGCGATGCTTTACGGTCGTCTTAAGAAAAGAATGAAGGCCGTCGGTCAGAATACTTTCGAAGCTTACTTGGACTACGTTAAAAAAGAGCCGGAAGAAAAACAGCCGTTTATCGACCTTGTGACGACGAACGAAACCTACTTCTTCCGCACTCCACGCGTTTGGGACCATCTCGAGAAAACCTTTATTCCACACTGGTTCGCCCATCATCCCGGCAAAACCTTTCGCGTCCTTTCAGGAGCGGCCTCATCCGGTGAAGAGGCCCATTCCTTAGGAATTATCTGCCAAGAGTTCAAAGAAACTCACCCCGCGTTCAACTATCAGATTGTCGGCACAGACATTTCCACGCGAATGGTCGCTAAGGCCACCGAAGGTCGCTACTCCGGTCGTTCGATCGAAAGCTTTCGCACAACTCCCCGCTTTGAAAAATACATGAAGGCCGACGGAGATCAGTTTCGCGTCATTACTGAAATCAAAAGCCGCATCGAGTTCCGCTCACACAACCTGTTTCAGCGGCTGACTCTGGAACCATTTGATTTGATTCTATTAAGAAACGTCCTCATTTACTTTAAAGGTCCCGATCAAGAAAAGGTTCTGTCGAATCTGGTCCCAGCCCTTCGATCGGACGGCTTGTTGATTATCGGTGAATCCGAATCCCTCACGCATATTCAAACCGAGTTTGAGTCGATCGCGCCGTTAATTTACCGGGCCAAAATAAAGAAGGCCGCATGA
- a CDS encoding chemotaxis protein CheD, protein MIQEVNVHIGEVKIGKDGEVLKTILGSCVGIALVWRDKKISGLAHCLLPDIIPASQPHTIGRFVETAIPGLLHQMEVPPSKYHEIEAIVAGGGNMTNPRVCNRNTLVGTANANLAKKMLGKLGIKIIHEDTGGEEGRKLIVNSATGEFRVEIIPRIIAI, encoded by the coding sequence ATGATTCAAGAAGTCAATGTTCACATCGGAGAAGTTAAAATTGGTAAAGACGGCGAAGTCCTGAAAACTATTTTAGGCTCCTGCGTGGGCATTGCACTTGTTTGGCGAGACAAAAAAATCAGCGGGCTTGCCCATTGCTTGTTACCCGATATTATCCCTGCGTCTCAGCCCCATACCATCGGACGCTTTGTCGAAACGGCGATTCCGGGTCTTTTGCATCAGATGGAAGTTCCTCCAAGCAAATATCACGAAATCGAAGCCATCGTTGCCGGCGGCGGTAATATGACCAATCCGCGCGTTTGCAATCGGAATACGCTAGTAGGCACTGCCAACGCCAATTTGGCGAAGAAGATGCTCGGCAAGCTTGGCATTAAGATTATTCATGAAGACACCGGCGGGGAAGAAGGCCGGAAACTGATTGTCAACTCCGCCACTGGCGAATTTAGAGTGGAAATCATTCCACGTATTATTGCGATTTAA
- a CDS encoding chemotaxis protein CheW has protein sequence MKTAQDIYCSFLLSGNEFALAVKNVQEVVNPPETYTRVPLSPDYLIGMFNLRGTIVPVVDLHAILKIESQSSSKDLKKIAIVECNQVLIGLVFDSTGEVFRAHGEEKSDFSYSENKHSVINGAFKLDEGRRIIQIIDPEALFNLEHIPHQNGSRTNAQALLKRSRGQRKQCISFFTGPSRCALGIENIQEILKLENMKSSILSVSHYLGTIEIRGNLVPVIDFASLLGYREPDRKLTLTNENRRVLVLRLEKELFGLMVDSIESIVTYFSDDLLPFPVLGDQKRKLFSGCVSRDNEADIVLLNHAEIFSGEEMKEITHGHSKIYQAKERTGTTKAQKSAAKTYITFHLESLYAVSISEIREIIDLPTTLLHPPGLPDYFQGVMNLRGDLVTIVNTRSMYGIPSNSEKSQAQKVLIFESAGGKYGLVVDAVDAILSMSDENKMAIPEILFKSAKAAMSADVQEAVEVTIEGKQKKTVFILNVNAIATRIGQPASQAISSVAAS, from the coding sequence ATGAAGACGGCTCAAGATATTTATTGCTCTTTTCTTCTCAGTGGTAATGAGTTCGCCCTCGCCGTCAAGAACGTCCAGGAAGTTGTCAATCCCCCTGAGACCTATACCCGTGTCCCCCTATCACCCGACTACCTCATCGGTATGTTTAACCTGCGCGGCACGATCGTGCCTGTGGTGGATCTCCACGCCATTCTAAAAATCGAAAGTCAGTCTTCGTCTAAAGATCTTAAGAAAATCGCTATTGTAGAGTGCAATCAGGTTTTGATCGGTCTTGTTTTTGATAGCACCGGCGAGGTCTTTCGCGCCCATGGTGAGGAAAAGAGTGACTTCTCTTATAGCGAAAACAAACATTCGGTCATCAATGGCGCATTCAAACTCGATGAAGGCCGCCGCATTATCCAGATTATAGATCCTGAGGCCTTATTTAACCTGGAGCACATCCCCCATCAAAACGGCAGCCGCACCAACGCTCAGGCTTTGCTAAAACGCAGCCGTGGCCAGCGCAAACAATGCATTTCGTTTTTTACAGGCCCTTCTCGCTGTGCTCTGGGGATTGAAAATATTCAAGAGATCTTAAAACTTGAAAACATGAAGAGTTCTATTCTCTCGGTAAGTCACTATCTCGGCACAATTGAAATTCGCGGGAATCTGGTTCCCGTCATCGACTTCGCTTCTCTGCTTGGCTATCGCGAGCCAGACCGTAAATTGACTCTCACCAATGAAAACCGCCGCGTCCTGGTCCTTCGCTTGGAAAAAGAACTCTTTGGCCTAATGGTGGATTCGATCGAAAGCATTGTGACTTATTTTAGCGATGATCTTTTACCGTTTCCGGTACTGGGTGACCAAAAAAGAAAGCTCTTTTCCGGCTGCGTATCACGCGACAATGAGGCCGATATTGTCCTGCTAAACCATGCCGAGATTTTTAGCGGCGAAGAAATGAAAGAAATCACTCACGGTCACAGCAAGATCTACCAAGCTAAAGAGCGCACCGGTACAACGAAAGCTCAAAAAAGTGCCGCGAAAACTTATATTACCTTCCATTTGGAATCTCTCTATGCGGTTAGTATCAGCGAGATTCGCGAAATTATTGATTTACCAACGACTCTGTTGCACCCACCTGGACTCCCTGACTATTTTCAAGGGGTGATGAATCTGCGCGGGGACCTCGTGACAATTGTCAACACGCGATCAATGTATGGCATTCCTTCAAACTCAGAAAAAAGTCAGGCACAAAAGGTCTTGATATTTGAATCTGCCGGCGGGAAATACGGCCTTGTCGTCGATGCCGTGGATGCCATTTTATCTATGTCAGATGAAAACAAAATGGCGATTCCGGAGATCCTTTTTAAATCCGCAAAGGCCGCGATGTCTGCGGATGTTCAAGAAGCCGTTGAAGTCACTATTGAAGGTAAACAGAAAAAAACTGTCTTCATTCTTAATGTCAATGCTATTGCGACCCGTATCGGCCAGCCGGCATCACAGGCAATCTCCTCCGTGGCTGCAAGCTGA
- a CDS encoding outer membrane beta-barrel protein — MEKARSFIRILLALSLGASVAHAASSDLQKEIDAEASMGMRATAPKPVVRSLIHIEPIAGITFAKYKGETAQGYSFTTGTGYEGGVGVLVGRGNFQFETGIMYAERTSREEYRMGISTWDLSYQNKYIELPLLARYNVINNNDLRLYVKGGAVASLLQDSTGTMSNVQNANMYNTGIYSPYGMYGATYNTDLINNNDTKSAFSTVDFRWAAGIGGQVRITKSIAMLLEGDYQTSVNAISNSQPNGYIGSTAMKLQMETYGIKAGVLISL, encoded by the coding sequence ATGGAAAAAGCGAGATCTTTCATCCGTATTCTATTGGCCCTTTCTTTAGGCGCTTCTGTGGCCCACGCTGCAAGTAGTGACTTACAGAAAGAAATCGATGCAGAAGCATCAATGGGTATGCGCGCGACGGCACCTAAACCAGTTGTTCGCAGCCTTATTCATATCGAACCTATCGCAGGGATCACCTTCGCTAAATATAAAGGTGAAACCGCTCAAGGCTATAGCTTCACAACTGGAACGGGTTATGAAGGTGGCGTCGGCGTCCTTGTCGGCCGCGGAAATTTCCAATTCGAAACAGGCATCATGTATGCTGAGCGCACTTCACGCGAAGAATATCGCATGGGTATCAGCACTTGGGACCTTTCATACCAAAATAAATATATCGAGCTCCCATTGCTGGCTCGTTATAACGTGATTAACAATAACGACCTCCGTCTTTACGTTAAAGGTGGTGCGGTAGCTTCTTTACTTCAAGACTCTACGGGCACAATGTCTAACGTGCAAAACGCGAATATGTACAACACAGGGATTTATTCTCCGTACGGAATGTATGGTGCGACTTACAATACGGATCTCATCAACAACAACGACACGAAGAGTGCGTTTTCAACAGTTGATTTCCGCTGGGCAGCTGGCATCGGCGGCCAAGTACGCATCACGAAGTCGATTGCTATGTTGCTTGAAGGTGATTACCAGACAAGTGTGAACGCGATCAGTAACTCTCAGCCAAATGGTTACATCGGTTCTACGGCGATGAAGCTTCAAATGGAAACCTACGGCATTAAAGCCGGTGTTTTGATCAGCCTTTAA
- the gloA gene encoding lactoylglutathione lyase produces the protein MSHTVPGVCAAPDAETQKYVFNHTMLRVKDPKNSLDFYTRVLGMKLIRKLDFAEWKFSLFFLAYVPEGTAVPGDNEANAKYTFGREAVLELTHNWGTESQEAMPYHNGNTEPRGFGHICISVPDIQAACARFETLGVNFQKRLGEGGMKNIAFIKDPDNYWVEVVQAGLL, from the coding sequence ATGTCTCATACGGTACCCGGAGTTTGCGCAGCCCCTGACGCTGAAACGCAGAAATATGTTTTCAATCACACCATGCTGAGAGTGAAAGATCCCAAAAATTCTTTGGATTTTTACACTCGCGTGCTCGGCATGAAACTCATCCGTAAATTGGATTTTGCGGAGTGGAAGTTTTCTTTGTTCTTTTTAGCTTACGTGCCTGAAGGAACCGCTGTTCCCGGCGACAACGAGGCCAATGCAAAATACACCTTCGGGCGTGAGGCTGTTTTAGAACTCACCCACAATTGGGGTACGGAGTCTCAAGAAGCCATGCCTTATCACAATGGTAATACCGAGCCTCGTGGCTTCGGTCATATCTGCATTTCTGTTCCTGATATTCAGGCGGCGTGTGCGCGCTTTGAAACACTTGGCGTGAACTTTCAAAAACGTCTCGGCGAAGGCGGCATGAAGAATATCGCCTTTATCAAAGATCCGGATAACTACTGGGTTGAAGTCGTTCAAGCAGGACTTCTCTAA
- a CDS encoding prolyl oligopeptidase family serine peptidase, which translates to MKLYQALICLSFIFSSQSEAGPIRDMIKDRWLKKQQEKPAPEASSDTKAKIEKSGDYTFSISFGGQPRYYKIHVPKIYNPKNPAPLLFVLHGGGGDMEIQATDKFYKQISKSEAIGFVAVFPNGTSAMKSGKLATWNAGNCCGQARDNNVDDVGFIKEIYKTVSAQLNVDTKRVFATGMSNGGMMAYRLACEAPEIFRAVASVAGTDNTKECKPKSPISILHIHAKDDDHVLFNGGAGEFSFRDKSAVTEFVSVPKTIEKWTQLEGCEAKSQRVIEMKGATCDRYQCKKSAVQLCVTETGKHSWPGGERPRGGSFVSGDPSKAISANDVMWDFFNSL; encoded by the coding sequence ATGAAACTTTATCAGGCTTTGATTTGTCTCTCTTTCATCTTTTCCTCTCAGAGTGAAGCGGGCCCGATCCGCGATATGATTAAAGATCGTTGGCTCAAAAAGCAACAAGAAAAGCCGGCGCCTGAAGCTTCAAGCGATACGAAAGCCAAGATTGAAAAAAGTGGCGACTATACTTTCTCGATCTCCTTCGGCGGACAGCCTCGATATTATAAAATTCACGTACCGAAAATCTATAATCCCAAAAATCCGGCACCGCTGCTTTTTGTTTTACACGGTGGCGGTGGGGATATGGAGATTCAAGCCACTGACAAGTTTTATAAGCAGATTTCAAAATCTGAAGCGATCGGCTTTGTCGCCGTTTTTCCGAATGGGACAAGTGCGATGAAGTCCGGCAAGCTGGCTACTTGGAATGCCGGCAACTGTTGCGGGCAAGCACGCGATAATAATGTCGATGACGTGGGGTTTATCAAAGAGATCTATAAAACAGTATCAGCACAGTTAAACGTCGATACAAAACGAGTTTTCGCGACGGGAATGTCCAATGGTGGGATGATGGCCTATCGCTTGGCCTGCGAAGCACCAGAGATTTTCAGGGCCGTGGCTTCGGTCGCAGGGACCGACAATACTAAAGAGTGCAAACCGAAATCGCCGATTTCTATTTTACACATTCATGCAAAAGACGATGATCACGTTCTGTTTAACGGCGGCGCTGGGGAATTTTCATTCCGTGATAAATCGGCGGTTACTGAATTCGTATCAGTACCAAAAACAATTGAAAAGTGGACCCAGCTTGAGGGCTGCGAAGCCAAGTCACAGCGTGTGATCGAGATGAAAGGCGCTACTTGCGACCGTTATCAGTGCAAAAAGTCTGCGGTTCAGCTTTGCGTGACAGAGACAGGTAAACACTCGTGGCCAGGGGGAGAAAGACCCCGCGGAGGAAGTTTCGTGAGCGGGGATCCGTCGAAGGCCATTTCAGCCAACGACGTGATGTGGGATTTCTTTAATAGCTTATAA
- a CDS encoding DUF4421 family protein, producing MMKFFLFIALLASAGSAFAVETDRWEPDAKDVLNVKGGVLNPLFRIRTESTAGETKNSEVDFEPTPFTKYFVGIGYRNLGATISWSGANNPEDADKYGTGTSLDFQFSAFGRNITQYYFYQNYNGYYVNNTSTIDPSFPQNKYIQRPDISTRHYGANFVYNFQPERYSRAVAFDQSGRQIRSGGAWLAMLGIHNHAFSANPQLIPTQVSGKYGELATLQQADLLQANLSGGGGFTWVFNDKFSVSTEILLGYGIAYEKYESAEYTYRKTDGSLNSNLSFSFGYNGVSNYGIIQVGMDAYTYHLPDMDLAMTSQRASFHYGHRFDGIDVPFLNKVSGWLD from the coding sequence ATGATGAAATTTTTCTTATTTATCGCGCTCCTTGCTTCGGCAGGGAGTGCGTTTGCTGTTGAAACCGATCGTTGGGAGCCTGATGCGAAAGACGTCCTGAACGTCAAAGGTGGGGTTTTGAACCCGCTCTTCCGTATCAGGACTGAGAGTACGGCCGGTGAAACGAAAAACTCGGAAGTGGATTTTGAACCGACACCTTTTACGAAGTACTTTGTCGGTATCGGTTATCGCAATTTAGGCGCGACCATTTCATGGAGTGGCGCGAACAACCCTGAAGATGCCGATAAATATGGAACGGGCACGTCTCTCGATTTCCAATTTTCTGCTTTCGGGCGAAACATCACGCAGTACTATTTTTATCAAAACTACAACGGTTATTACGTTAATAACACTTCGACGATCGATCCGAGCTTTCCGCAGAACAAATACATTCAGCGTCCGGATATCTCGACTCGTCACTATGGCGCGAACTTCGTTTATAACTTCCAACCGGAGCGCTATTCACGGGCCGTCGCGTTTGATCAAAGCGGCCGTCAGATCCGCAGTGGGGGAGCATGGCTTGCGATGCTGGGGATTCACAATCATGCCTTCTCAGCCAATCCTCAGCTGATTCCAACGCAAGTCTCAGGTAAGTATGGAGAGCTCGCAACCCTTCAGCAGGCGGATCTTCTTCAGGCGAATCTCTCAGGCGGTGGCGGCTTCACGTGGGTGTTTAACGATAAGTTTTCTGTCAGTACTGAAATTTTACTGGGTTATGGTATTGCTTACGAGAAGTATGAATCCGCAGAATATACCTACCGAAAAACGGATGGCAGTCTGAACTCAAATTTGAGTTTTAGTTTTGGATACAACGGGGTGAGCAACTACGGTATTATACAAGTCGGTATGGACGCCTACACCTATCATCTGCCAGATATGGATCTTGCAATGACTTCGCAGAGAGCTTCGTTTCACTACGGTCATCGCTTTGACGGTATCGATGTGCCGTTCTTAAACAAAGTTTCAGGCTGGCTGGACTAG
- a CDS encoding MerR family transcriptional regulator — protein MTTSQDAGSEIELHSESGGNDQLELQLGDVVANEEFTPVDTPENPLTASEPISLPAALCDDKLLEEINSIPDKMGFKIGDVADMLGIKQYVLRYWETEFDLLKPKKASNNQRMYTRKDVENAFLIRKLLHRDRFSIEGARNALKELKAHVKKEKDYSQVVNRLDSIHDRIEDLVMDIRKARQLFK, from the coding sequence ATGACAACTAGTCAGGATGCTGGCTCAGAGATTGAATTACATTCTGAGTCTGGCGGGAACGATCAATTGGAACTGCAACTTGGTGACGTGGTTGCCAACGAAGAGTTCACTCCGGTTGATACTCCTGAAAATCCTCTGACTGCGAGCGAGCCGATTTCTTTACCGGCCGCTCTTTGCGACGACAAGTTGCTTGAAGAGATCAACTCGATTCCTGATAAAATGGGTTTCAAGATCGGTGACGTCGCCGATATGTTGGGAATTAAACAATACGTTCTCAGATACTGGGAAACCGAGTTTGATCTTTTGAAACCTAAAAAAGCTTCTAACAATCAGCGTATGTACACTCGCAAAGATGTGGAAAATGCATTCCTGATCCGTAAGCTTCTTCACCGTGACCGCTTCTCGATTGAGGGAGCTCGCAATGCTTTGAAAGAGCTCAAAGCGCACGTGAAGAAAGAAAAAGACTACTCACAAGTAGTGAATCGCTTAGATAGCATCCATGACCGCATTGAAGACTTGGTGATGGATATCCGTAAAGCTCGTCAGCTTTTTAAATAG